In Desulfosporosinus sp. Sb-LF, the following are encoded in one genomic region:
- a CDS encoding nucleotide sugar dehydrogenase has protein sequence MITVKNVITCDDVVAQTLKEKIEKHVAQIGVIGLGYVGLPLAVEKGKVGFPVLGFDINPARVDKVNAADNYIGDVKDEDLQNLVHEGLLVATTDFTRLAECDVVIICVPTPLTITRDPDISYIQASTEEIVKSLRPGQIITLESTTYPGTTEEVILPLLEKTGLKVGKDFFLAFSPERVDPGNKRFSTKNTSKVVGGMTPICLEIAYTLYVQTIANVVPVSSPAAAELTKVFENTYRAVNIAMVNELMMLCDRMGIDIWEVVEAAGTKPFGIQTFYPGPGVGGHCIPIDPFYLTWKAREYDFHTRFIELAGEVNVEVSYYVVNKVVRALNNVNKSLKDAEILLLGVAYKKDIDDMRESPALKIIELLRKQGAKITYHDPYIPVIEPHGGSTLHLESVPLTDEALTGADGVLILTDHTAVDYERVVGKAKLVVDTRNATKEVQENREKILKI, from the coding sequence ATGATCACCGTAAAGAACGTTATTACTTGTGACGATGTTGTTGCTCAGACCCTTAAAGAGAAAATCGAGAAACACGTTGCACAAATTGGAGTAATTGGTTTAGGGTATGTAGGACTCCCTTTAGCTGTTGAAAAGGGTAAAGTGGGATTTCCAGTCCTTGGTTTTGATATAAACCCAGCCCGCGTTGATAAGGTTAATGCTGCTGACAACTATATCGGGGATGTCAAAGACGAGGATCTCCAAAATTTAGTGCACGAGGGATTGCTCGTAGCGACCACGGATTTTACTCGTTTAGCTGAATGTGATGTCGTGATCATCTGCGTGCCTACTCCCTTGACAATTACCCGTGATCCAGATATTTCGTACATCCAAGCTTCGACAGAGGAGATTGTGAAAAGCCTTCGACCAGGACAGATCATTACCTTAGAGAGTACAACCTATCCCGGAACTACGGAAGAGGTCATTCTTCCTCTCTTGGAAAAGACGGGACTTAAGGTAGGTAAAGATTTCTTCCTCGCGTTCTCTCCGGAACGTGTAGATCCGGGTAATAAACGTTTTAGTACAAAAAACACCTCTAAAGTGGTTGGAGGTATGACCCCCATTTGCTTGGAGATTGCCTACACACTTTACGTTCAAACCATTGCCAATGTTGTTCCTGTGTCTTCACCTGCTGCTGCCGAGTTGACAAAAGTCTTTGAAAATACTTATCGGGCGGTTAACATAGCGATGGTGAACGAATTGATGATGCTCTGCGATCGCATGGGAATTGATATTTGGGAAGTTGTTGAAGCGGCTGGAACAAAACCGTTTGGTATTCAAACGTTTTATCCAGGGCCTGGCGTCGGTGGTCACTGTATTCCCATCGATCCATTCTACCTGACTTGGAAAGCGCGTGAATACGACTTCCATACCCGCTTTATAGAACTTGCTGGCGAAGTTAATGTAGAAGTGTCCTATTATGTTGTCAATAAAGTGGTTAGAGCTTTGAATAATGTGAATAAAAGTTTGAAAGACGCCGAAATCTTGCTCCTTGGAGTAGCTTACAAAAAAGATATTGACGACATGCGTGAGTCACCTGCTTTGAAAATCATCGAACTTTTGCGCAAACAGGGCGCTAAGATCACGTATCATGACCCTTATATTCCAGTCATCGAGCCGCACGGCGGAAGTACTCTCCACCTAGAGAGCGTTCCATTAACTGATGAGGCGCTTACGGGTGCAGATGGTGTGTTGATCTTAACAGATCATACTGCGGTTGATTATGAACGAGTGGTTGGAAAGGCCAAACTTGTGGTGGATACTCGTAATGCCACGAAAGAGGTTCAAGAAAACCGTGAGAAGATCCTGAAAATCTAA
- a CDS encoding nucleoside-diphosphate sugar epimerase/dehydratase, translating into MSLRKRILILMLIDVMLINLAAFGSFYLRFEGGIPLEYYQTYYHTAVASTILYITVFYVFGLYNRLWQYASTGELVSIIYAVTVGTGGTVAVVYFYGLAKAATLPFRLPHTAAVLLWLAMVFLVGGSRFIWRIVQENTFVRHVPGSQKQVLIVGAGDAGVLAARELKNRNYRDGRPIGFIDDDRAKQKLHLLGIPVLGTRKDIARIAKGHNVDEVIIAMPSASGESVREIVQICEKSGVELKIMPGVYDIISGDINVNAIRQVQVEDLLGRDPVSVDLEEVAGYVTGETVFITGAGGSIGSEISRQIAKFNPEKLVLLGHGENSIFDIEQELRSEYPRIDYITEIVDIKDREKVFLIFERYKPGVVFHAAAHKHVPLMERNPEEALKNNVIGTQNLSEAADKVKVKTFVSISTDKAVNPTSVMGATKRTVEMLIQSLDRRSQTKFVAVRFGNVLGSRGSVIPTFKRQIAQGGPVTVTHPDMVRYFMTIPEAAQLVIQAGAMAKGGEIFILDMGKPVKIVDLAKDLIRLSGFEPDVDIKIQFTGIRPGEKLFEELLTAEEGTTSTKHSRIFVAKPNVIDVERLEELTHIVRERGSYLKRDEVIELLQTVIPTFRKKTPKALANH; encoded by the coding sequence GTGTCATTACGCAAACGAATACTAATTCTTATGCTGATTGATGTTATGTTAATCAACTTAGCAGCTTTCGGCAGTTTTTATCTCCGATTCGAAGGAGGTATTCCATTAGAATATTATCAAACGTATTATCATACAGCAGTAGCCTCAACCATCCTTTATATTACGGTTTTTTACGTTTTTGGATTATATAATCGGCTTTGGCAATATGCCAGTACAGGGGAATTAGTTTCCATTATTTACGCTGTAACCGTCGGAACAGGCGGAACAGTCGCTGTGGTTTATTTCTATGGCCTGGCTAAAGCAGCGACACTCCCGTTTAGACTACCACATACTGCTGCTGTACTTTTATGGCTCGCTATGGTGTTTTTAGTGGGGGGCTCACGATTTATTTGGCGGATCGTACAAGAAAATACGTTTGTTAGGCATGTTCCAGGATCGCAAAAGCAAGTACTTATTGTTGGAGCTGGTGATGCAGGCGTGTTAGCAGCGCGAGAGTTAAAAAATCGCAATTATCGGGATGGACGACCGATTGGTTTTATCGATGATGATCGTGCAAAGCAGAAATTGCATTTACTTGGAATCCCGGTTTTGGGTACGCGTAAGGATATCGCGCGCATTGCAAAAGGGCATAATGTGGATGAAGTTATTATTGCTATGCCTTCAGCTTCAGGTGAATCTGTGCGGGAAATAGTTCAAATCTGTGAGAAATCCGGGGTTGAGTTAAAGATTATGCCTGGTGTCTATGACATCATTAGTGGAGATATTAATGTCAATGCTATAAGACAGGTTCAAGTCGAAGATTTACTAGGACGAGACCCTGTTTCCGTTGACCTGGAAGAAGTAGCAGGATATGTGACAGGTGAAACAGTCTTTATTACTGGAGCAGGTGGTTCCATTGGCTCGGAAATTAGCCGTCAGATTGCGAAGTTTAATCCGGAGAAGCTTGTTTTACTTGGGCATGGCGAAAATAGTATTTTTGACATCGAACAGGAATTAAGGTCTGAGTATCCCAGAATCGACTACATTACAGAAATAGTGGATATCAAAGATCGAGAGAAAGTGTTTCTAATCTTTGAACGATACAAGCCGGGCGTTGTTTTCCACGCAGCGGCGCATAAACATGTTCCGCTAATGGAACGCAATCCCGAAGAAGCATTAAAAAACAATGTCATTGGGACACAGAATCTGTCTGAAGCGGCGGATAAAGTCAAGGTAAAAACGTTTGTTTCTATCTCTACAGATAAGGCAGTTAACCCTACAAGTGTCATGGGGGCAACCAAACGAACGGTGGAAATGCTTATCCAAAGTCTTGATCGTCGTTCACAAACAAAGTTTGTAGCGGTAAGGTTTGGAAATGTCTTAGGGAGTAGAGGGAGTGTTATCCCTACGTTTAAGAGACAAATAGCTCAAGGTGGACCAGTAACGGTCACCCATCCTGATATGGTGCGGTATTTTATGACGATACCAGAAGCAGCCCAGTTAGTCATTCAAGCGGGGGCTATGGCGAAGGGCGGAGAAATATTTATCTTGGATATGGGGAAACCTGTAAAAATTGTGGATCTAGCCAAAGACTTAATTCGGCTTTCGGGTTTCGAGCCTGATGTTGATATTAAGATACAATTCACGGGAATTCGACCGGGCGAAAAACTCTTTGAAGAATTATTAACCGCGGAAGAAGGAACAACCTCAACGAAGCACAGCCGGATTTTTGTAGCTAAACCCAACGTGATTGACGTTGAACGTCTTGAAGAACTGACACATATTGTTCGAGAACGGGGTAGTTACTTAAAGAGAGATGAAGTTATTGAATTGTTGCAAACGGTTATACCGACCTTTCGCAAGAAAACGCCTAAGGCTTTAGCCAATCATTAA
- a CDS encoding acyltransferase → MNRISQAKLSPIKEIHLLRGFGVLAVIAIHTSGYFTEIPRFNTLVLVNLWTDIFSQFAVPLFVFISGFVLTRNYSSNFLLSEFYQKRVRSIVPQYLIFSVAYTVFNNWEVMQSNLIKENGALLFKNILHSDASYHLWFFSIIIQFYIVYPLILRIYNFFKQQNRVELLLAVFLILQTLWMEGLHTNYFGVLKINFIAYLFYFGMGMYSSNHFERLRNSLKGLTPIFLTISLVLTIGVSFFIIIGLKMGYRYNEIPAYFLMGAELIFPILRISTFLLLFNLARNLVGKRNSLEKAIYKLGDYSFGIYLIHIFFNQYAIRILRNHSIGYSNWIFYPLVFSVTLIISYLAVRLISYLPISYYVIGHRVKLPTNKKIQ, encoded by the coding sequence ATGAATAGGATCAGTCAGGCGAAATTGAGCCCAATTAAGGAAATTCATTTATTAAGAGGCTTTGGTGTCTTAGCAGTCATTGCTATCCATACGTCTGGCTATTTTACAGAAATACCACGCTTTAATACCTTAGTTTTAGTAAATTTATGGACAGACATATTTTCTCAGTTTGCTGTGCCCTTATTTGTCTTCATTTCCGGTTTTGTGTTAACCAGGAATTATTCGTCTAATTTCTTATTAAGCGAGTTTTATCAAAAGAGAGTGCGCTCGATTGTTCCTCAATACCTCATTTTTTCAGTGGCTTATACTGTCTTTAACAATTGGGAAGTGATGCAAAGTAACCTAATCAAAGAAAATGGCGCTCTCTTATTTAAAAATATCTTGCATTCCGATGCATCCTACCACTTATGGTTTTTCTCAATCATAATTCAATTTTATATTGTCTACCCACTGATCCTTAGAATATATAATTTTTTTAAACAGCAAAATAGGGTAGAGCTCTTGTTAGCCGTTTTTTTGATACTTCAAACTCTTTGGATGGAAGGGCTACATACCAATTATTTCGGAGTTTTGAAAATTAACTTCATCGCTTATCTGTTTTATTTCGGAATGGGGATGTATAGCTCTAACCACTTTGAGCGATTAAGGAACTCATTGAAGGGTTTAACCCCTATCTTCTTAACAATATCGTTAGTTTTAACCATAGGGGTAAGCTTTTTTATAATTATTGGTTTAAAAATGGGCTATCGATACAATGAAATCCCTGCTTATTTTTTAATGGGCGCGGAACTCATTTTCCCGATTCTTAGAATTTCAACCTTTTTGCTTTTGTTTAACCTAGCAAGGAATCTGGTGGGGAAACGGAATAGTTTAGAAAAGGCTATTTACAAATTAGGAGATTACTCCTTTGGAATATACCTTATTCACATCTTTTTTAACCAGTATGCAATTAGAATTTTAAGAAACCATTCTATAGGTTATAGCAACTGGATTTTTTACCCACTCGTATTTTCCGTGACACTGATCATAAGTTATTTGGCGGTGAGACTCATCAGTTATCTTCCTATTAGCTATTACGTTATTGGTCATCGGGTCAAGTTGCCGACGAATAAGAAGATCCAATAG